In Capillimicrobium parvum, a genomic segment contains:
- a CDS encoding lipoyl domain-containing protein codes for MSAATISVRAPDGAFDDTDEGTEGLVDEWLVGEGDEVAADQEIASVMVVKTSFEIVAPVAGTVDRILVAKGATFGPEDDLVHIAPAA; via the coding sequence GTGAGCGCCGCCACCATCTCCGTCCGGGCCCCGGACGGCGCGTTCGACGACACCGACGAGGGCACGGAGGGGCTTGTGGACGAGTGGCTCGTCGGCGAGGGCGACGAGGTCGCCGCCGACCAGGAGATCGCGTCGGTCATGGTGGTCAAGACGAGCTTCGAGATCGTTGCTCCCGTCGCGGGGACGGTCGATCGGATCCTCGTCGCCAAGGGCGCGACGTTCGGGCCCGAGGACGATCTCGTGCACATCGCGCCGGCCGCATGA
- a CDS encoding thiamine pyrophosphate-dependent dehydrogenase E1 component subunit alpha encodes MRCTPEEALWMYETMLVIRKYEETMVKVYMEGKLPPHIQKGLAFDIGSGPVPGEMHLAAGQEPVAVGVCVHLRDDDTVVGTHRPHHFAIAKKVPLQAMTAEIFGKATGLSRGKGGHMHLFDPAHKFSCSGIEGASMPPACGAALAGKKLGRDSVAVAVLGEGAANQGTFHESLNLAGVWQLPVVFVVEDNGWAISVKKETATAVTSNAARGAAYGIPGVDVAENDPLAVYEAAGEAIERARTGGGPTIIEVKTHRLLGHFQGDGEVYRPKEEVSGLRELDAIPAMAARLRGESIADDDLLSEIDERAERTVAAAYEFARTSPLPEPAEALEHVFV; translated from the coding sequence ATGCGATGCACGCCCGAGGAGGCGCTGTGGATGTACGAGACGATGCTCGTCATCCGTAAGTACGAAGAGACGATGGTCAAGGTCTACATGGAGGGCAAGCTCCCGCCCCACATCCAGAAGGGGCTGGCGTTCGACATCGGCTCGGGTCCGGTGCCCGGTGAGATGCATCTCGCGGCGGGGCAGGAGCCGGTCGCGGTGGGTGTGTGCGTTCACCTGCGCGACGACGACACGGTGGTGGGTACGCATCGCCCGCACCACTTCGCGATTGCCAAGAAGGTGCCCCTTCAGGCCATGACCGCCGAGATCTTCGGCAAGGCGACGGGCCTGAGCCGGGGCAAGGGTGGGCACATGCACCTGTTCGATCCCGCGCACAAGTTCAGCTGCAGCGGGATCGAGGGTGCGAGCATGCCGCCGGCATGCGGCGCCGCGCTGGCCGGCAAGAAGCTCGGCCGCGACAGCGTGGCGGTGGCGGTCCTCGGCGAGGGCGCGGCCAACCAGGGCACGTTCCACGAGTCGCTGAACCTGGCCGGCGTCTGGCAGCTGCCTGTCGTGTTCGTCGTCGAGGACAACGGCTGGGCGATCTCGGTCAAGAAGGAGACCGCGACGGCGGTGACCTCGAATGCGGCGCGCGGCGCCGCCTACGGGATCCCCGGCGTCGACGTCGCCGAGAACGACCCGCTGGCCGTCTACGAGGCGGCGGGCGAGGCGATCGAGCGGGCACGCACGGGCGGCGGCCCGACGATCATCGAGGTCAAGACCCACCGGCTGCTCGGGCACTTCCAGGGCGACGGTGAGGTGTACCGGCCCAAGGAGGAGGTCTCGGGGCTCCGGGAGCTGGATGCGATCCCGGCGATGGCCGCGCGGCTGCGCGGCGAGAGCATCGCGGACGACGACCTCCTGTCGGAGATCGACGAGCGGGCCGAGCGGACGGTCGCTGCGGCGTACGAGTTCGCCCGCACCAGCCCGCTGCCGGAGCCGGCCGAGGCACTCGAGCACGTGTTCGTCTGA
- a CDS encoding 2Fe-2S iron-sulfur cluster-binding protein has product MTLAVEMMPRPASPPRPTIHGLRVVEIEQLTDDSVAIGFEVPPDLRDVYAFHPGQHVTVERRSGGATERRSYSICTVPGSRHLRIGVRRVPGGAMSTYLTSDVRIGDELRVLTPTGHFGPDIDPVNERHYAAIAAGSGITPILSIVATVLEQEPASAVTLIYGNRTRASTMFLDELEDLSERHRGRLRIHHLRSREPIADPVCRGRIDARRLDALLRRSIDARSVDDWFVCGPEGMIRDADAVLAGHDVGAERVHVERFRAGDLDPQMPARTVPERPRVLSTVTVVLDDATATFELASDGEPILQAALAHLPEAPYGCRDGVCATCRVKVLDGEIAMDRCSALTPQEVRDGYALACQAHPCSERLELMFDA; this is encoded by the coding sequence ATGACCCTGGCGGTCGAGATGATGCCGAGGCCGGCGTCGCCGCCGCGTCCCACGATCCACGGGCTTCGGGTCGTGGAGATCGAGCAGCTGACCGACGACTCCGTGGCCATCGGCTTCGAGGTGCCACCCGACCTGCGGGACGTTTATGCCTTCCATCCCGGCCAACACGTGACCGTGGAACGCCGGTCGGGCGGCGCCACGGAGCGCCGGTCCTATTCCATCTGCACCGTCCCGGGCTCGCGCCACCTGCGCATCGGCGTCCGGCGGGTGCCCGGCGGTGCGATGTCGACCTACCTGACGTCGGACGTGCGCATCGGCGACGAGTTGCGTGTGCTGACCCCCACCGGCCATTTCGGTCCGGATATCGATCCTGTCAACGAACGTCACTACGCGGCGATCGCGGCGGGCAGCGGCATCACGCCGATTCTCTCCATCGTGGCGACAGTCCTCGAGCAGGAGCCGGCGAGCGCCGTCACCTTGATCTACGGCAACCGGACGCGCGCGTCGACCATGTTCCTCGACGAGCTCGAGGATCTGTCCGAGCGGCACCGTGGCCGGCTTCGCATCCATCACCTGCGCTCACGCGAGCCGATCGCCGATCCGGTCTGCCGTGGCCGCATCGACGCCCGCCGGCTGGACGCGCTGCTGCGCCGTTCCATCGACGCCAGGTCCGTCGACGACTGGTTCGTGTGCGGGCCCGAGGGGATGATCCGAGACGCCGACGCCGTTCTCGCCGGCCACGACGTCGGCGCCGAACGGGTCCACGTCGAACGCTTCCGGGCGGGCGATCTCGATCCGCAGATGCCCGCACGGACGGTGCCGGAGCGGCCGCGGGTCCTCAGCACGGTGACGGTCGTCCTCGACGACGCGACGGCGACGTTCGAGCTTGCCTCCGACGGGGAGCCGATCCTGCAGGCCGCGCTCGCGCACCTGCCCGAAGCGCCATACGGATGCCGCGATGGCGTCTGTGCGACGTGCCGCGTGAAGGTCCTCGACGGGGAGATCGCGATGGATCGCTGCTCAGCGCTCACGCCCCAGGAGGTCCGCGACGGCTACGCGCTCGCCTGCCAGGCACATCCGTGCAGCGAGCGGCTGGAGCTGATGTTCGATGCGTGA
- a CDS encoding alpha-ketoacid dehydrogenase subunit beta, with product MAASNGQRTLTMAQAISEAMASEMERDESVFVMGEDIGSYGGIFGATAGLLDRFGPERVIDTPISEAGFIGTALGAAAEGMRPIAELMFVDFFGVAMDQIYNHLAKNTYMSNGNVRLPVVIPTAIGGGYSDGAQHSQCLYATFAHVPGLKVVVPSNAYDAKGLMIEAIRDDNPVLYLFHKGIMGLAWMSYFEGATTQVPEESYTVPFGQARVVRPGSDVTIVTLSQMVHKAQLAAEDLAGRGVSAEILDLRTLVPLDRDAVLTSVAKTRRLLIADEDYLSFGLSGEIAAIVAEHLDTLHMEAPVRRLAVPDVPIPYSRPLEQAVIPQVTDIVAAVEELVGSRVTA from the coding sequence ATGGCGGCCAGCAACGGACAACGGACCCTCACGATGGCGCAGGCGATCTCCGAGGCGATGGCATCGGAGATGGAGCGCGACGAGTCCGTCTTCGTGATGGGCGAGGACATCGGGAGCTACGGCGGAATCTTCGGTGCGACGGCGGGGTTACTCGACCGCTTCGGGCCGGAGCGAGTCATCGACACGCCGATCTCCGAAGCGGGGTTCATCGGCACGGCGCTCGGCGCTGCGGCCGAGGGCATGCGCCCGATCGCCGAGCTCATGTTCGTCGACTTCTTCGGCGTGGCGATGGACCAGATCTACAACCACCTCGCCAAGAACACCTACATGTCGAACGGGAACGTGCGGCTGCCGGTCGTCATCCCGACCGCGATCGGCGGCGGCTACAGCGACGGTGCACAGCACTCCCAGTGCCTGTACGCCACGTTCGCCCACGTGCCGGGGCTGAAGGTGGTCGTGCCGTCGAACGCATATGACGCCAAGGGCTTGATGATCGAGGCGATCCGGGATGACAACCCGGTGCTCTACCTGTTCCACAAGGGCATCATGGGCCTGGCGTGGATGTCGTACTTCGAGGGCGCGACCACGCAGGTGCCGGAGGAGAGCTACACGGTGCCGTTCGGTCAGGCGCGCGTCGTGCGGCCCGGGAGTGACGTCACCATCGTCACCCTGAGCCAGATGGTGCACAAGGCGCAGTTGGCCGCCGAGGATCTGGCCGGCCGGGGCGTGAGCGCGGAGATCCTGGATCTGCGGACGCTCGTTCCGCTCGACCGCGACGCCGTGCTGACGTCGGTCGCCAAGACGCGGCGGCTGCTCATCGCCGACGAGGACTACCTGAGCTTCGGCCTCAGCGGAGAGATCGCCGCGATCGTGGCCGAGCACCTCGACACCCTCCATATGGAGGCGCCGGTGCGGCGGCTCGCGGTGCCCGACGTCCCCATCCCCTACAGCCGGCCGCTCGAGCAGGCGGTCATCCCGCAGGTCACCGACATCGTCGCGGCGGTCGAGGAGCTGGTGGGCTCCCGGGTGACGGCGTGA
- a CDS encoding APC family permease: MAPAAGTETVKLKREFGIRSAFGIAFAFISPIVALYGIFALAFSAMGPAVLWAFGAVILGQLLVALVFAQHVSRWPYEGSIYQWSRRLCGETYGWFCGWAYIWTLIITIAAASYIAASFIPVVLGIDPFSTLEQLLVSFAIVIVATSINALGRRAIAVVAAVSIAAEVVGSIGVGGTLLIFHREHSFGELFHTAGAAYGPGPFMWATVLAAVAFIGWSFVGFESAGTIAEEVKNPSRDIPKAMILSLLGVGSVVMFSALGLILAIPDYQAVLSGNVADPVADTITTHLGTGVTQPLFAIFTLGFIAAIVVVQTSASRMIWSFARDDVLPGARYLKRVTARKRLPMVAIVTTAVLGMVLLLSTLHGPLYNTLVNLTAGGFFTAFAFPVIGVLIVRIRRRPLPVGPFNLGRWSELVYWAAGAWMVFELVNIFWPRATDQPWYLQYGIMLTVGAVGLLGVLAWLAGRDKIAAADLALHSFDEVEDAAPEAGVESVTGKASTW, encoded by the coding sequence GTGGCACCGGCGGCCGGCACGGAGACGGTGAAGCTGAAGCGGGAGTTCGGCATCCGCTCGGCGTTCGGCATCGCCTTCGCCTTCATCTCGCCGATCGTCGCGCTGTACGGGATCTTTGCGCTCGCCTTCTCCGCGATGGGTCCAGCAGTCCTGTGGGCGTTCGGCGCCGTGATCCTGGGACAGCTGCTCGTGGCGTTGGTGTTCGCCCAGCACGTCTCACGGTGGCCCTACGAAGGCAGCATCTACCAGTGGTCGCGCCGTCTGTGCGGCGAGACCTACGGCTGGTTCTGTGGCTGGGCGTACATCTGGACGCTGATCATCACCATCGCGGCGGCGTCCTACATCGCCGCGAGCTTCATCCCGGTCGTCCTCGGGATCGATCCCTTCTCGACCCTCGAGCAGCTGCTCGTGTCGTTCGCGATCGTCATCGTGGCGACATCGATCAACGCCCTCGGGCGGCGGGCGATCGCCGTTGTCGCCGCGGTCAGTATCGCGGCGGAGGTGGTCGGCAGCATCGGCGTCGGCGGGACGCTGCTGATCTTCCACCGTGAGCACTCCTTCGGTGAGCTGTTCCACACCGCGGGCGCCGCCTATGGGCCCGGACCGTTCATGTGGGCCACCGTTCTGGCTGCGGTCGCGTTCATCGGATGGTCCTTCGTGGGCTTCGAGAGCGCGGGCACCATCGCCGAGGAGGTCAAGAACCCGAGCCGCGACATCCCCAAGGCGATGATCCTCTCGCTGCTGGGCGTGGGCTCGGTCGTGATGTTCTCGGCCCTCGGGCTGATCCTGGCCATCCCGGACTACCAGGCGGTGCTGTCGGGCAACGTCGCCGACCCGGTCGCGGACACGATCACCACCCACCTGGGAACGGGTGTGACGCAGCCGCTGTTCGCCATCTTCACCCTGGGTTTCATCGCCGCGATCGTGGTGGTGCAGACCTCGGCGTCGCGGATGATCTGGTCGTTCGCGCGCGACGACGTCCTGCCGGGCGCCCGCTACCTCAAGCGCGTGACGGCGAGGAAGCGCCTGCCGATGGTGGCGATCGTGACGACCGCCGTGCTCGGGATGGTGCTGCTGCTGAGCACGCTGCATGGTCCGCTCTACAACACGCTGGTGAACCTGACCGCCGGCGGCTTCTTCACCGCGTTCGCGTTCCCAGTGATTGGCGTCCTCATCGTGCGGATCCGGCGCCGCCCGCTCCCCGTGGGTCCGTTCAACCTCGGTCGCTGGAGTGAACTGGTGTACTGGGCCGCAGGCGCCTGGATGGTGTTCGAGCTCGTGAACATCTTCTGGCCGCGGGCGACGGATCAGCCGTGGTACCTGCAGTACGGGATCATGCTGACCGTCGGCGCCGTCGGGCTGCTCGGCGTGCTCGCGTGGCTCGCCGGTCGCGACAAGATCGCCGCGGCGGACCTGGCGCTGCACAGCTTCGACGAGGTGGAGGACGCCGCACCCGAGGCAGGCGTGGAATCGGTGACAGGCAAGGCGTCGACGTGGTGA
- a CDS encoding 2-oxo acid dehydrogenase subunit E2: MTVQQPPGRTPAGGTTVPFVGLRGAIARAMTGAWEAPRVAVAIDVRLDACEAARRRRQDELGESPRLSPTHYILRAVALALRDHPRLNGVVAESSVRLAESIDIGLAVSLDEGLLVPVVREVDAKPVETIARETADLAARARAGRLEPSAQRGATFTISTLGATGSAWFTPILNAPQVAILGVGAIERRPIVVEEGIVAATMTTLTLVFDHRATDGHPAATFLAAVRDQLEDPQRL, from the coding sequence ATGACCGTCCAGCAGCCTCCGGGCCGAACGCCGGCGGGCGGCACGACCGTGCCGTTCGTCGGTCTGCGGGGCGCCATCGCGCGGGCGATGACCGGCGCGTGGGAGGCGCCGCGAGTCGCCGTGGCCATCGACGTCCGGCTCGACGCCTGCGAAGCCGCCCGCCGCCGGCGCCAGGACGAGCTGGGGGAGAGCCCGCGCCTGTCGCCAACGCACTACATTCTGCGCGCTGTCGCCCTGGCGCTGCGCGACCATCCGCGACTCAACGGCGTGGTGGCCGAGAGCAGCGTCCGGCTGGCCGAGTCCATCGACATCGGTCTCGCCGTCAGCCTCGACGAGGGTTTGCTGGTCCCGGTGGTCCGCGAGGTCGATGCCAAGCCCGTCGAGACCATCGCGCGCGAGACCGCCGATCTCGCCGCCCGAGCTCGCGCCGGGCGGCTCGAGCCGTCGGCCCAGCGGGGCGCGACCTTCACGATCTCGACGCTGGGTGCGACGGGCTCGGCGTGGTTCACGCCGATCCTCAACGCGCCGCAGGTCGCGATCCTCGGCGTCGGCGCGATCGAGCGCCGCCCGATCGTCGTCGAGGAGGGCATCGTCGCCGCGACGATGACGACGCTGACGCTGGTGTTCGACCATCGCGCAACGGACGGCCACCCGGCGGCGACGTTCCTGGCGGCTGTCCGCGATCAGCTCGAGGATCCGCAGCGGCTCTGA
- a CDS encoding acyl-CoA synthetase, with product MPTYEEVVAAHRWDVPDRYNIAADVCDRHPRDKLAMIHEDARGTVTEVSWGELQDRSMQIANRLAANGVQRGDRVAVVLPATPDAAATFLAVYRSGAILLSMSVLYGDEGIRHRLEDSTAKVLVTDAANRERFEALGANVVTLEGVEDEPTAFESVDTSADDPAQLYYTSGTTGLAKGILHAHRYLLAHEEFTYCHEVRDGVRFHGMGEWAWAAGISPLLGPWRLGAVQCVLQREGGFDPARQLDFLSRHEVTHVFATPTAIRSMMSITDARTRFPQRFHNVCSAGEPLNPEAIRWFRDQYDVTVLDYYGLSESYPLVANFPWMEVREGSMGRPMPGWDVAILDEDEKPVPQGKRGEICLRARSNPHWPLGYWNKPEATEETFGGEWFHTKDAAMADADGYVWYAGRADDVIISAGYRIGPFEVESACLEHPAVAEAAAVAAPDERRGTVVKAFIILASGYEPSDELGREIGTFVRDRHSAYAYPRQVEFVDDLPKTLTGKIRRIELREREQARTAG from the coding sequence ATGCCCACGTACGAAGAGGTCGTCGCCGCCCATCGGTGGGACGTGCCGGACCGCTACAACATCGCCGCCGACGTCTGCGACCGCCACCCGCGCGACAAGCTCGCGATGATCCACGAGGACGCGCGTGGCACCGTCACGGAGGTCAGTTGGGGCGAGTTGCAGGACCGCTCGATGCAGATCGCCAACCGGCTCGCCGCCAACGGTGTGCAGCGAGGAGACCGGGTCGCGGTCGTGCTGCCGGCCACGCCCGATGCCGCGGCAACGTTCCTGGCGGTCTACCGCAGCGGGGCGATCCTCTTGTCGATGTCGGTGCTCTACGGCGACGAGGGCATCCGGCACCGTCTGGAGGACTCCACGGCGAAGGTCCTGGTCACCGACGCGGCGAACCGCGAGCGCTTCGAGGCGCTCGGCGCGAACGTCGTCACGCTCGAGGGCGTCGAGGACGAGCCCACGGCGTTCGAGAGCGTGGACACGAGCGCTGACGATCCGGCGCAGCTCTACTACACGTCGGGCACGACCGGGCTGGCCAAGGGGATCCTGCACGCGCACCGTTATCTGCTCGCGCACGAGGAGTTCACATACTGCCACGAGGTGCGGGACGGCGTGCGCTTCCACGGCATGGGGGAGTGGGCGTGGGCGGCCGGGATCTCGCCGCTGCTCGGCCCGTGGCGGCTCGGCGCGGTCCAGTGCGTACTCCAGCGCGAGGGCGGCTTCGATCCCGCGCGCCAGCTCGACTTCCTCAGCCGCCACGAGGTCACGCACGTCTTCGCGACCCCCACCGCGATCCGCTCGATGATGTCCATCACGGACGCGCGCACGCGCTTCCCGCAGCGCTTCCACAACGTGTGCAGCGCCGGCGAGCCCCTCAACCCCGAGGCGATCCGGTGGTTCCGCGACCAGTACGACGTGACGGTGCTCGACTACTACGGCCTGAGCGAGTCCTATCCGCTCGTGGCCAACTTCCCGTGGATGGAGGTCCGGGAAGGCTCGATGGGCCGGCCGATGCCCGGCTGGGACGTCGCGATCCTCGACGAGGACGAGAAGCCCGTGCCGCAGGGCAAGCGCGGTGAGATCTGCCTGCGCGCGCGCTCCAACCCGCATTGGCCGCTGGGCTACTGGAACAAGCCCGAGGCCACGGAGGAGACCTTCGGCGGCGAGTGGTTCCACACGAAGGACGCCGCGATGGCCGACGCGGACGGCTACGTCTGGTACGCCGGGCGGGCGGACGACGTGATCATCTCGGCCGGGTACCGGATCGGCCCGTTCGAGGTCGAGTCGGCGTGCCTCGAGCATCCCGCGGTGGCCGAGGCGGCGGCGGTCGCGGCGCCCGACGAGCGGCGGGGGACCGTCGTCAAGGCGTTCATCATCCTGGCGTCCGGCTACGAGCCGTCCGACGAGCTCGGGCGCGAGATCGGCACGTTCGTGCGCGACCGCCACTCCGCCTACGCCTACCCGCGCCAGGTCGAGTTCGTCGATGACCTCCCGAAGACCCTCACCGGCAAGATCCGCCGCATCGAGCTGCGCGAGCGCGAGCAGGCGCGAACGGCGGGCTGA
- a CDS encoding aromatic ring-hydroxylating oxygenase subunit alpha: MDRHVDGPMPVASDLHTNGHGPASALLSRLVELASRPLDEAEALPGAMFYDPDLYELEVERIFRKEWLYVARVEELPKAGDYVCVEVAGEPIMVVRGADGQIRALSRVCLHKYADVLGDEAMPCGNVERFLCPYHSWSYGLDGNLTGAPFMRDSKLFQRENDTYRLPEYRVAIWQGFVFVNFDPDATELAPRLTEVEEVLGGYNLADWRIVDRIDWGETPVNWKLVMDNGRECYHHQGTHKHSLEFTWPTRLVETETTDSREWYYQRIMASPEGAGGHEEEFDLTPLATSRPAPGLSAYQRSHLLLIGIYPTFFMVPGPDLTVVFRYFPTGPESHRMDIGLLAHESHLDDPDFPAAKDAVRELFRQVQEEDSRQILAIQGTVRSEVARRGRALSTLERPSWQFQRYLAHRLTGADV; the protein is encoded by the coding sequence ATGGATCGTCACGTGGACGGGCCGATGCCCGTCGCCAGCGACCTGCACACAAATGGTCATGGGCCCGCGAGCGCGCTTCTGAGCCGGCTCGTCGAGCTCGCGTCACGGCCCTTGGACGAGGCGGAAGCGCTGCCGGGTGCGATGTTCTACGACCCCGACCTCTACGAGCTGGAGGTCGAGCGCATTTTCCGTAAGGAATGGCTGTACGTCGCTCGCGTCGAGGAGCTGCCGAAGGCCGGCGACTACGTGTGCGTGGAGGTCGCCGGTGAGCCCATCATGGTCGTCCGCGGCGCGGATGGTCAGATTCGGGCGCTCTCACGGGTGTGCCTCCACAAGTACGCGGACGTCCTCGGCGACGAGGCGATGCCGTGCGGCAACGTGGAGCGCTTCCTCTGCCCGTACCACTCATGGTCCTACGGGCTGGACGGCAATCTGACCGGCGCTCCCTTCATGCGCGACAGCAAGCTGTTCCAGCGCGAGAATGACACCTATCGCCTGCCCGAGTACCGCGTCGCCATCTGGCAGGGGTTCGTGTTCGTGAACTTCGACCCCGATGCGACCGAACTCGCTCCGCGCCTGACCGAGGTCGAGGAGGTCCTCGGCGGCTACAACCTCGCCGACTGGCGGATCGTCGACCGGATCGACTGGGGTGAGACGCCGGTCAACTGGAAGCTCGTGATGGACAACGGGCGCGAGTGCTACCACCACCAGGGCACGCACAAGCACTCGCTGGAGTTCACCTGGCCGACGCGGCTGGTGGAGACCGAGACCACCGATTCACGTGAGTGGTATTACCAGCGCATCATGGCGTCCCCGGAGGGGGCGGGCGGGCACGAGGAGGAGTTCGATCTCACGCCGCTCGCCACCAGCAGACCGGCACCCGGGCTGTCGGCCTACCAGCGCTCCCACCTGCTGCTGATCGGGATCTACCCCACGTTCTTCATGGTGCCGGGTCCCGACCTGACGGTGGTGTTCCGCTATTTCCCGACCGGGCCCGAGTCGCACCGGATGGACATCGGGCTGCTCGCCCATGAGTCGCACCTCGACGACCCCGACTTCCCGGCCGCGAAGGACGCCGTGCGGGAGCTGTTCCGCCAGGTCCAGGAGGAGGACTCGCGGCAGATCCTCGCCATCCAGGGCACGGTGCGCTCGGAGGTGGCCCGGCGCGGGCGGGCCCTGTCCACGCTGGAGCGCCCCTCGTGGCAGTTCCAGCGGTATTTGGCGCACCGGCTGACAGGCGCCGACGTATGA
- a CDS encoding EamA family transporter — protein MLAILLALGASGCWGIADFGAGLASRRLAVPVVLLVLQAGGLLAAGAIVAVDSDALPSAHVVAMSLAAGTASVVALTLFYRALAVGTMSIVAPLVSTGAIVPVVVGIWRGDSLGPATAAGIGLALVGVMMASRGQRGARRPARARAAIVLALAAAVAFGSFLALFERANAAEGIAWPILLARLPAIPLMGAVLLVRTTRLPTRREFTATMMLGQLDCVAVALYGAALTHGELGVVAVVGSLYPVGTVLMARAVLGERLARVQGAGVATALLGVALLSAGAT, from the coding sequence GTGCTCGCGATCCTGCTCGCGCTGGGCGCGTCCGGATGCTGGGGGATCGCCGATTTCGGGGCAGGTCTGGCCAGCCGGCGTCTGGCCGTGCCCGTCGTGCTTCTCGTACTGCAGGCCGGCGGACTGCTCGCCGCCGGCGCCATCGTCGCCGTCGACAGCGACGCGCTGCCTTCCGCGCACGTCGTCGCGATGTCGCTGGCGGCGGGCACGGCCAGCGTCGTCGCGCTCACGCTGTTCTACCGGGCGCTGGCGGTGGGCACCATGTCGATCGTCGCGCCGCTGGTGTCGACCGGCGCGATCGTGCCGGTGGTGGTCGGCATCTGGCGCGGAGACTCGCTCGGGCCGGCCACCGCCGCCGGGATCGGCCTCGCGCTGGTGGGCGTGATGATGGCGTCGCGCGGGCAGCGTGGCGCGCGCCGGCCGGCACGAGCGCGCGCGGCGATCGTGCTGGCGCTCGCCGCGGCGGTCGCCTTCGGGTCGTTCCTCGCACTCTTCGAGCGCGCCAACGCCGCGGAGGGGATCGCATGGCCGATCCTGCTCGCACGGCTGCCGGCCATCCCGCTGATGGGCGCCGTCCTCCTCGTGCGCACCACGCGCTTGCCGACCCGGCGGGAGTTCACGGCGACCATGATGTTGGGCCAGCTCGATTGCGTGGCCGTCGCGCTGTACGGCGCCGCACTGACCCACGGCGAGCTCGGCGTCGTCGCCGTCGTCGGATCGCTCTATCCCGTCGGCACCGTGCTGATGGCCCGCGCGGTACTCGGCGAGCGCCTCGCGCGGGTGCAGGGAGCAGGTGTCGCGACCGCGCTTCTGGGCGTGGCCCTGCTCAGCGCGGGGGCGACATGA
- a CDS encoding helix-turn-helix transcriptional regulator gives MLSRVAAVLSSGASTRERVLDLFSELRHVLPFEAAMLAYVHPLTGQQQALLSLGYSERVASRLVSAEFRSDFIDRFDMMSTRWPLRERDLPVDPLTVPSIAEYLTPSGLVEGIVAPLVDGSGRYQGCLFCSTSDKRHPSDDARTIIGHLAPALVKLVDPSETLRRLASTLDESWSAVGISADGACVPVGLGTGTPSLDPDGPLMRAVAARIAEGDVAGHRFLWPSDDARRWRQVVVLPCCLDAAGHGSCYGTVLALREIQPPRDLTRREIEVLSALVEGESNAVIAAKLHVAPRTVKAHVEHILEKLEVPTRAAAAVYAVEEGLVLLPAVDG, from the coding sequence ATGCTGTCCCGCGTCGCCGCCGTGCTCTCCTCGGGCGCTTCGACGCGTGAGCGGGTGCTCGACCTGTTCAGCGAGCTGCGTCATGTGCTGCCGTTCGAGGCCGCGATGCTCGCCTACGTGCATCCTCTGACCGGACAGCAGCAGGCACTGTTGAGCCTCGGCTACAGCGAACGTGTCGCCAGCCGGCTCGTGAGCGCCGAGTTCCGCAGCGATTTCATCGATCGCTTCGACATGATGTCCACCCGTTGGCCGCTGCGTGAGCGCGACCTGCCCGTCGATCCGCTCACGGTGCCCAGCATCGCCGAATACCTCACCCCCTCCGGGCTCGTGGAGGGCATCGTCGCGCCGCTGGTGGACGGGAGCGGCCGCTATCAGGGCTGCTTGTTCTGCTCCACCTCCGACAAGCGGCATCCGAGCGACGACGCACGGACCATCATCGGGCATCTGGCGCCCGCGCTGGTCAAGCTCGTCGATCCGAGCGAGACGCTGCGCCGTCTGGCCAGCACGCTCGACGAGAGCTGGTCGGCGGTCGGCATCAGCGCCGACGGGGCCTGTGTCCCGGTCGGGCTCGGGACCGGCACGCCGTCGCTCGATCCCGATGGGCCGCTCATGCGCGCGGTCGCCGCGAGGATCGCCGAGGGCGACGTCGCCGGCCATCGCTTCCTGTGGCCGTCCGACGATGCCCGCCGTTGGCGGCAGGTCGTCGTGTTGCCGTGCTGTCTGGACGCGGCGGGACATGGTTCCTGCTACGGCACCGTGCTCGCGCTGCGCGAGATCCAGCCGCCTCGTGACCTGACGAGGCGCGAGATCGAGGTGCTGAGCGCGCTCGTGGAGGGCGAGTCGAACGCAGTGATCGCGGCGAAGCTTCACGTCGCGCCGCGGACGGTCAAGGCCCACGTCGAGCACATCCTCGAGAAGCTCGAGGTGCCGACGCGGGCCGCGGCCGCCGTCTACGCCGTCGAGGAGGGCCTGGTGCTGCTCCCCGCGGTGGACGGGTAG